Part of the Natrarchaeobius halalkaliphilus genome is shown below.
GCCAGAACGAGCAGGCTCTCGAGTAGGATACCGATCGCCAGCGGAACCTCGAGGATTTCATAGAGCATTCCCGCCAGGACGAGACCCAGCGTGACCAGTCCGAACCCTGCCGCGAGATAACCGAGCGCGCGCTGTCTCGTTCGCCGGTACGCCTTGAACGCGAAGTACGTGATGACGCTGCCGACGACGAGAACGAGCGTTTTGACGACCGCCAGTGCCATCGCGGTTTCCGTCGTGCCGATCAGTGAGATCATGTTTCCTTTCGCACCTCCGACCACAGCTCCGCGAGTCGCTCGTCTGCGCTCCGTGCCGGTCGATCGATCTGGACCGATAGCGATCGGTCCTCGTCCAGTTCCATCGTGATCTCGTCGAACGCGACCACGTACGTACTGGCGTGATGACCATCACGTCGAATATCGGTCGACTCCTCGAGTAACGTCGACTCGGTCAGCAACTCGAGTTTTCGGTACAGCGTCGACTGGGGGATATCACACCGTTTCGTGAGCTCGGAAGCCGTCATAGGTTCCTCGAGATTCCGGATGATCTCTCGGCAGTCTGGATCGTCGAGCGCGGAGCAGATCTCCGCTGCCGACGGCGTCGACCCCGAGGCGAGCGGATCCCGGACCATTCGTCCGCCACTTACGATCCCCGGGGCTTATTGGCATCGATGCGCTCCGTCCGTGTCCACCACGTCCGAACACAGGAGACGCTCGCTTTCCGTTCATTCACGAAGCTTTCTTGCGCGTGCGCCGCTGATCACCGATCACGCGGGCATCATTCGGTCCGACCGCGCCTACGAGGGCGGGATGACCGACCGGCCTCCTCCCGCGTAACACGTCCTTCTCGAGGACGGCTCCGTCCGTACGGCTGTGGCGACACTGCTTAACCGACCAGAACTTCCTGACTTAGCTCGCCTATCGGCCGATGAGCCTCGTACCTTGGATGGGATTGCTGTCGACTCGAGTGCGTTCGTGCCCTGCCGATTCGTGGAAAGACGTGCCATGCTACCCGGTTCCGATGCCCGACTCGTTCGACGGCCTTATGTATGGACCCCGTCCTCGTCTTGAATGCGAACGACGTGGTCATCGCGCCGCGTCCCCTCCGACCGGATTCCGGTGCGGAGGCAGACTCACCATCCACCCTCGACACACGGTGTT
Proteins encoded:
- a CDS encoding winged helix-turn-helix domain-containing protein, encoding MVRDPLASGSTPSAAEICSALDDPDCREIIRNLEEPMTASELTKRCDIPQSTLYRKLELLTESTLLEESTDIRRDGHHASTYVVAFDEITMELDEDRSLSVQIDRPARSADERLAELWSEVRKET
- a CDS encoding DUF7521 family protein, with the translated sequence MISLIGTTETAMALAVVKTLVLVVGSVITYFAFKAYRRTRQRALGYLAAGFGLVTLGLVLAGMLYEILEVPLAIGILLESLLVLAGFLVIAYSLYVQ